One Pseudanabaena sp. BC1403 genomic window carries:
- a CDS encoding Uma2 family endonuclease, translating into MVIANSAATLTILENGDRLDRVEFERRYTASSIKKAELIEGLVYVASPLRFTPHAEPHGRIIGWLIAYQAMMTGLKVGIEPTVRLDADNEPQPDAVLFRLGGNAQVDEDGYITGSPELIVEIAASTVSYDLHAKKRAYERNGVKEYIVWRTLDQAIDWFILENDKYVELAPDDAGIMHSREFEGLRLNVTAILNGDMSAVLKTLQ; encoded by the coding sequence ATGGTTATTGCTAATTCTGCGGCAACATTAACTATTCTCGAAAATGGCGATCGCTTAGATCGTGTTGAATTTGAACGGCGTTATACAGCCTCAAGTATCAAAAAAGCAGAACTAATCGAAGGACTTGTTTACGTGGCATCTCCCCTACGTTTTACTCCCCATGCAGAACCACATGGTCGAATCATTGGTTGGTTGATTGCATACCAAGCAATGATGACTGGATTAAAAGTTGGTATAGAGCCGACAGTTCGCCTTGATGCTGATAACGAACCGCAACCAGATGCAGTCTTATTTCGGCTAGGTGGTAATGCTCAAGTCGATGAGGATGGCTATATTACAGGTTCACCTGAATTAATTGTCGAAATTGCCGCGAGTACTGTTTCCTATGATTTGCACGCTAAAAAACGTGCTTATGAACGTAATGGGGTAAAAGAGTACATTGTCTGGCGGACATTGGATCAAGCGATCGATTGGTTTATTTTAGAAAATGATAAATACGTGGAGTTAGCTCCCGATGATGCTGGAATTATGCATAGTCGCGAATTTGAGGGCTTAAGGCTCAACGTAACCGCAATCCTAAATGGCGATATGTCAGCAGTACTCAAAACATTGCAATAA